The genomic window AATAATAAATCTGAATTGTAACACAGCCTGATTCATGACCACCATTACAAAAGACTTTCCATTGCTACGTGGGGGTGTGAactcaatagacccttcccattaaatatgtaaattgcacatggCGCGTGCGCACTAcagttttggttggcaaaatgaggaaacatcgcgctgttttgtaaacAGCTAATGGGTGTGTGACGCACACGCggttgcgcgtctgcttagtgcacaactctatggcgtttgccaaccaaatgGGTCTGTACGCGTACGTGACTGTGATTAGCATAATTTCATGGGTAGGGTCCATTGCTAATGTATGTTGCACTGTGAAATTTGACAAGAATACTTGCCCTCGTTTCAAGCCGCAAATCTCATCAGATCTCATCTAGTTACATAAAATCTCAAAACACAACCTCATCCTTTCTGATCCAATGACATCCAGTCTCAGTATACATGTATTGTCTACCTCATGATTTCGCACCAAATCTCACCATATCTTAAATACATTAGTTATCATTAAGGTTcgccatttcatttttttttattctggttGTAAAACCAAGGACTCTCAAACAATCAAACTTAATCACCGTACACTAGATTAGAACCCAATTGAGAGAACGAAGGAGGCTTCAGTTTtcgatgtgggaggaaaaccccagagaattattccatggaaaacccacacagttaGGTCGGGACTAAAACCCCAATCCACGTAGGGCACCTGTCATGATGCGAACCAGGATCCTCAGAGGTGGACGGCAAGATAAGATAACCACTACGACAACCTGAACCACACTATACGCACATTACACACTGCACATGTTTAGGAGATACCACACAGCATGGTGGTACCTCAATTTAGTCAGTTCATTGACTAATGATTCAAAACTGGGTCATGTAGATTGAAGGCGAGATAAAGATCCCACTTGCCAACCAAACCACAACAGTAATAATACACACTGTACATGTTTAGAAGGAGACACCAAGAATGGTATCTCTGTTTAGTCCACTGACTAATGATGACCTCCCCAAACTTGACTGACCTACGTCATACTGCCCTgagacagatttacaaaaaacaaagacaGCCGTCtatttatgggtttttttttatacagaaaGAATGTTATTCACAATGTTTTCTTCTCTGCTTCCAGGAGTATACTGTGAATGTATACATGTTAAACTTAACAATAAATACATACAACTGTATCTTTCCTATAAGTCATACAATGTTTTGTGGGAATGTATTATAAAGAAGGCATGATAGATGGGAACCAATCTGAAAGTAATTTATACAGATATTTATCTTCTCTGCCTTCTAAGATACCACTATGCCaactcggccacaacacgcaCATTACACACTGTGCATGTTTAGAAGGAGATAACAATCAGCATGGTATCTCTATTTAGTCCATTGACTAATGATACTGACCTTTCCCAACTTGACTGACCAACGTCATACTGCCCTGggacaaatttacaaaaactaaAGCCAACCGTCCATTTGACCTAATTgttttttatcatgtttatagCAAATTCTTTTTTTCATCGTTGGCAGGATTGATTTGTGGGTCATAAATTTATAGTAATTTATCGTATTTTATTACAAGTGATATCGTTTAAGCCTGGACAAAATGCACTGCGAAATTCCCGTAATGTCCTTTTTGAAGCAGCGTTCACAATTAACCAGAACTTAAACAGTCTTTTTCCTAACTTGTGTGGGCAATGTGGCGACACATTTATCGGTTAGGAGCCATCTTTGGAAGATTTCTTGTATACAATCATTAAATAACGATCAGTAATTACAGTGCATCACGTTTGACTGGTTGCAGAAATTTGCAAGGCTAGTTCTTATGCTGACTGAAAATGGCATAGAAATTGGTACCATGTGATCAATTACCAGGACAACCATTGAATcatcttttattttattcaagtcaataaataaaccaccacaagagaaacttactgggtaatttacttttaattattataattattatctattttttattgatttatttgttattatttattattgttagtaTTTTGTTATGGGGGGGAGGGTTATTGATCCTGGACTAATGTGCCGGCACTGTCAACCGAGTTATCTGACCCTGATGCTTGCGATCTCCCTATTTGCCAATATTTTTTGTCAGGGTGCCACTCAGAACATGTAACTCCTCTACAGCTAAGAACAcaccaagtttacaatacaacctgggaaactGCAGCAGAGGTATCACCTTATGGGATGCAACTTTTATCTGAAGTGTCGAGCAATAAACCACATTTTAATTTCCATGTTTTGTTCCAACAACAATTTCACTGAAAGATAGGACTTACCCAGCAAGCCTGTGAAGACCAGATCTCTCTCCTTTATGTTGTCCAAAGTTCTGATAACAGTAGCCAGATGCTGAGATTCATACGTTGCCGATTCCTTGATTAAAAAATGAGGCCACTTGTATGCAGACAATACTGGGTGGGGCATGACAGGAGACAAGAAaaaatgtttaagtttagtgcTGAAGATTTGTAGCATAGTATCTTTGCACATTCATCAGCAGGCGCATCATGTATCACTTGCTGTCATTTATGTTCCCGTCTACTGCGGGGGACTTTGTGGCAATCGCCAGCCAGTTCCAATAACAATCCAGTCGCAGACCAATTACTACAGACTGGTTGCAAGGACTCTGTAGTAGTAGCCTTGTCCTTTACACCGACTGATTGATTCTTACCGACGACAGAGTGGGATACAAGAGGAAACTGTGTCATTGTGTAAAGACACTTTAAGTCATGGTGCAGCCACCTTGCGTATGTCTCGTACACTCTAGCTAATTATAACCGCACCGAGGCTGGAAGGCACGTCTatgatgcccccccccctcctcttttcgattcataaataccttggacagtttATCCTGATTGCCAGTAGAGTCACATGGCCATGTCTATTTTATGTGCTTAATACTTGAGTGCAAATAGTTTTTGTGCACCTCAAAAAAAACCATTGCTGAGACCTGATGAGCCTCCTTTTAGATATATGTTTAGGATATCAATGAATATGACTCCCCAAGGTCATCACACTTTGAATGGCAATCAGTCAGTGGATTTATTAATTGGTTTAAATCAAACATTCAATTTAGTCTTTTACTATTACCTATGGTATTCACATGCTTTAAACATTCTTCAAAAAGTCAATATTTTCAATCCAAGAATCCATTGATTTTTACTACACACCTTTCTGGTTTCAGTAACGATAGAGCTACCAGTCACCAAGGAGAACTCTCCAGAGTCGGCAATCCTCTAACACAAGAGGGCCTCCTCACATCACTGCACACATGGTTGAAAAAGTCTCTCAACACTAACTTCAAATGCCGTGTCAATGACTTCAGCATTAAAATGCAGTCAAGTTGTAATTCTCTGGCATTATGAACTTTTTGCCCTGATGGGAAAATGGTACATTGATCAGCTACGGAAAGCAATGTGGAGAAAACACTGTGCTTATTGTGTGAATCTCTACAGTATggaaatataataaaataatgtttaaatgaGTGCGATGATTGGAATATTTTCACGAGTTGAGaaatggaatgttccattcaataAGGTGAAACTGAGTTGAGTGGAGCATTCTGTTTTTCGATGAGTTACAAGTTTGGAAAATCACATGATCCTCAAAGTCATATCCAAGGTCCACCTACAGGACAATAAACTTCAAACTACTCATACGTCAAAACATAACATCAAGATGGAATTCCTTGCATGCATTCACCTAAAGACACCTGTATCAACCATTGTGGTCTACCGGTAAGGAGGATTAGGTCATTTGAAAAACGATTGACCACCATTTTTTAGCGAAAATTGCAGGTCTTAAGGCTATGATTGATTTGATATGGCAAATATTAGCTTTTTCAGCCTAAGCTGTCCTTTACACCATGTAAACCCATTAACATAGTACACATTAACAAGGGTATCAGGTTTTAtattatatagaagagtttgcggtaacaccatgtaatgactatctctaaatgagttggggtggttctgaaaagaaccgttggtttaactcgacgtttcgatcagtatgctcagatcgtcttctggagaatgatGGTTTTATATTCCCACTTCTGTATAGATTTATTTAACATAACCCTGTTTCACAAATTATAAAAGAACGCAGCATTAACGTAAATCACATGCCTCCCAAAACAACTATAGGCCATAACCAACTTAAATAAATTTCCAAATAAAATTTCCAAATAAAACTTGTCTCACCGAGCACAGGATTTATCCCCCAACCATTTTGTACTGCaaataaacatttttcaaataaatattGCACAGGAGGTAGCTTCACGTAGATACtgacaataataaaataaataataaacaaaagcagtttgaaaaataaaataccaaacaCTTACCCCTGTGTGTTGACCAGACCAAGTTACCTGTAGATTATCCATATTTCCATCTTAAGTTCTTAAAATCTCCTTGAAGCATGTTTCAATATCAAAGAAAACCAAGGTGGGCTGAGATCAATGACTGTGTTTGATTTGATGATATTGTGATTTTGTGGTTCTGGTTTATAAAGGAAATTGTTTGTCTtgcaaatattttgtgtttCCGTCTATCAAGTTTGTCTAGCTTAAGTTTCCATGAATTGATCGTGATTTTGAGCAAAACGAAATGGCCCTTTTGGAAACTGCGACTTCGCCGTGGGCTCTGGCTTGTGTGTCTTGGCTTAGGCTCTGACTTCGGCTTAGACAAGTTATTTAGATTTTCGATGCTGATAAGTCGGGACATCAAACAACAAAGTTTGGAGGCTTTTATTTCCTAAAGAGCCTATTAAAGGCTTTGTAAAAACAGCTTTGCTGCGAGTCAACACAGTACTTTTTCAACCTTTTGGAGTTTGATAGGCTTGGGAAAAAAAGAGTGTTTGAAAATATAACTTTGCAATTATAAGCTTTAAagctttttttaatttcaattaGATCCAAAATTTATTTGTGTGAACAGAAAGGGGGGGTGGGGTTGGGTTTGGAGGGCACGCCGCTTCGGGGCAGACTTTTCGGACAAAGTCAACCTTCCGTACTTACAGCTTCCTTACAGCACACTCCTCTCAGACAAACTTGCAACAGCCTTTGGGAATTTTTCAAAGTATTCTTTTCTCCACTTATATCCATTACCTCTCTGCATCATCTGTACTTGGGGGCTCAACTCATACCACAGAACAAGGGACATTCAACCCAATCTGCCATGTCTGAACAGCCTTTCTCTCCTCACACACCACTCACAGTGGCTCCTTGACAGGAGCACTTACCCTTCTTGTCCGCTAAGCTCGACGCTGTGTTTGGGTTTGTGGAGAACAGGTCGTCCTCATCGAGCAACTCATTGCTGTTTCCTGGTCCTCCTGACGTTTCTTTGAAGAAGTCAAACTCATCCTCTACGTCATCACTGAACAAGCTTGACTGCTGGCTTCCCGAACTTTATTATGaagaataaaaagaaataaaaagtataaattaatttgtttaagttgtttttataaatgtgTTACTATAACCATGGAAGAatcatgtaagtaaccccccccccccactttttccacaggtccctcgtagctatttttaataccatcctacctttgatcttgctattctttattaattgaccattgttagttgcatcacgatgcaacttgctctctaattctatcctttcatgtttccctgcattgtcaTCGAACAATGCATtcaccacttttatggtccagtagtccatcctttcattctaaacatcctttgtcctcgccactttactcctatCAGTTCATAGCCACtgattgtttctgaaatagaaactttcattggctgttattttcctgcttctttctggatccttctcTTAATCCCTTTTccttctctttttctataaattgatatgtatttgtttgtacttgttttatgcctctgaagaaggtccggtttggatcgaaagctaaggccatctaccctatttatTAAGAATGAAAAGAAAGGTATGATCCCTGGCCACACGGCAGTTACGGCAAATGGCTTCTGACCGGCACCCCTGGataaagatattgactaatagtaatagggagactgccaacatagggctgcatagctcagttggtagaacactGATAAAATAGTCTAGAGGTTGCTGATTCAAGTCCTGCTCCAGTcattttttctgttttcaaaCCCAGCTATTTACAACATACCCAGTCACTTTGCCTCATGTTTCTTGAGAAAAGATTTACACAGACAATTTAGAATCTTTGTAACGTCTCCAACCCAAACCCCTATTTCCATTCATTCCCCCACCCAAAACCAATCAAATCAAGAAAAATATAAGTGAATGCCCCTATCAAGAAACAAGGGCAACCCACAATGAAACCAACTAGGaatccctgtttccataagcaCTAGTTCTTAtggtaagcacagccatgacattgggccaaAATACAATAAAGTTGAGTTTAGTGGGCTTCTCCACCACCACCACacgactagacttgtggacaagtctttaaatgtttgtcgcggtgatagcgttcccaATCTCTCCACGATTCCCGCACCACTGCCAATGATCTTGCAAGACTGCTGGCCCCCGCGAGCCTACTGCTCTGGGCTGTATGGGGGAGTAGTCAGCAGCCAGCAGCTTCGCGGGAGAGCAGTGATCCCGTGAGAGCAGTATTCGATCGCGGAGACATGAATCATTACGCCACAACCACAACTTTTACTATCACCGCGATAAACATTCATGGCTTGTATACAAGTCTACCATCTGCCACACATCCAAAACTGCACCTTTTGGCAGGGCAATACACAccagaaatggctccctttttTAAGCCTCATGATTGTTAATGTTGCTGTACCTTGATACGGTACTCCGTTTCCACGTTGAACTTGATGCTGCGCTTTTACTGTCTGCCTCATCAGTTTGAGTCGAGTCTTGGTCCTTTTCAAGCTCATTCACTTTGTCTGGATTTACACCTGTAAGACGTTAAAAAACACTACAGTTACAAAAATGACCAGTCATAGAAACTGGGTAGACTGTGGGGATGCAACACCTTCCTCCTCCCCTCTTTACATAGTTTTCTCAGTTGTCATTTTTTAACCTCAGATTACAGATTGCAGATaagtgcacagccacaatcttgggtatttttttttgctaCAAAGAACAAAGACAACAAATGAACACCAATTGAGTAACTCTCTGCAGATCTTGTTTTTGACAAACTCAAGGTCTTTTTATGCATCATCGATACTGCCATTATTAATTGAAATATATGAAATAGCATGTTAAAAAACTGCTACATCAATGGTTTTCCAACTGTTATTCATTAGATGgacacacaaaaatgtgtatcCATGATTGTGGCTGAGCACAAAACACAAGACTAAAATAAAACTTAGGGAATATTGTAGGAGGGGACACGCAGACAGgcaaaaatacaaagaaaatgCAGATTGCAGAACATAAAACCAACCTAGATAAGGGAGATAGGGGGAGGGGACATCCCGCCAAGAggacaaagaaaaagaaaaacatgtagACATTGCAGGGCACAAAACCAACCTAGGTAAAGGATTGGTCGTGGACGCCAGGCAAAGGGGGCAGAGGAAATAAATAgggcgatttttttttatgggggggacATCAGTTAAACCAACTTAGGGGAAGATTGAGTAGAGGACATCTGGCAAAAGGAGAGCagagaaaaatacaaaagaaacaagaataaaacaccctttaGAGGAGATTTGGAGGGAGGGGACATCATGTGAAcaggaatgaaaaaaaaagcaataattACCGAGAAATTGCAGAACAGGAGCGCTAGAGCAAACTTTTGTGTTGGAGGCGATGAAACGCATGATGCTGTCAAAACATGAGCGCCTCTGTTGCGGAGTACTGTCCTTCATCATGAACAACTTACGCGGCATGTCAGGAAAGATCGTCGCTGGGAAACGCTCCGTCAGGGTTTTGTGTAGAGCTTCAAATTcaccgtatttctttgtaaccTGGAATTTATATTAAAGTTTTATTGAAATCTTTAGCGACCTGCTGTTTTTGGATTTGGATAATATATTCTTAACACTCTTATTAGAGTAACTAGgccaatataaatataaatgtgaatagtaaacttgcgggtaccaaccatgagtaaatctcttttgaaggagtggtggctctgaaaagaaccggtttgGTCTCtacatttcgaacagtatactctgctcgtcttcaggagccAAACGACAAGAGAGCAAACTAACAATTAAGACATTTAGTTTAAGATTTGGGATGAATATCCAGGAAACTGATTTCCAAAGAAAGCCCACGCAGTCAAGTATGGACAGAAAACCCAATCAACAGTGCCCCCGGTGAAATTCGAACCAGGTTCCCAAAGGTGAAAGACgtggcaagacaccactacccAAACTGACCACCTGTAAGGAAGGATGCTAAACAAGTCATTTATTTCACACTCAGACTAACACGTACCATAAACTGTACAGTGTCGTCCGTTTTGTTCCTGATCGTCTTGAAGTGTGAAAGCCTTGTAATGACAATCACATGGTACTCCTCATACTTAGTCAGCATTCCACTCACTTCTCGATACTCCGGAACTGATATGTCCAGACCTGTCTCTTTATTCTTGAGTTCCCTgagaaaaggggaaaaaaaaaacattgattgtAAATAATCAATTGATTCCAAATGACGCAAAATTTCCACCATGGCAGTTTCAACATACAAAATGTCCTTAAACTAATAGTTTATCTAAAAAAACGTTTCGTGGACTTTGCTAACTTTACTAGATAGCGAAGTGATATATCAGTGATTATTATCATTATGTCTATGGCCCCATTCAATTCTTTTCAACTCATGTTTAAAATCTATTCTTGTCCATCATCATTCTTGTACAAATGCTTCCAGCTGTactaattttttatatataaataaaacatttatttatagatctgggggaaaaaaactgaAAAGGAGCAGGCATCTGCCGTGTCCTTCTGTATGATTTGATACTTCAGTCAGCTCCAGCGCAGCAGTAGTATGTAGAAACAATAGCAATATACCAACATATatattcttaaaattaaaagtgtTACGAATTTAGGCTACACATTCaatataaacaaatcaattcaaattCTCAGCAGTTACACACAAACAAAGTCTCAAAGTCTCAAACAAAGTCCTTGGACTGCTCAAGCGAAATTTATGGAACTGTACCAAAGCCACTAAAGAAATAGCTTATAAAACTCTTGTTTGAAGCTTGAATACTGTAGTGCTATTTGGGATCCTCAacaataaattcaaatcaacaaCCTCAAAAAAGTTCAACGAAGAGCAGCCAGATTTGTCAAAAGCAATTATCGCAAGACCAGTAGTGTAACGGAAATGCTACAGGACCTCAAATGGGATACACTTCAAAGACGCCGCATCATCTAGACTTACTACACTTTACAAAGAAACGCACTCCATAAAACTCCAACCAACATTAGTAATCTTCGCTGCAACCAACGGAACAGACCTACAACTCGTCAAAATCAGACCCTAAATTATAACACCATCTCATCAAACAAAGACTGCTACCGTTACACCTTGTAAGTTTTAATATTGTATCCAAGAACTATACCAATCTGGAACTCACTCCCGCCACAAGTTAAATCAGCCCCTGAcgctaatattaataattttaaGTCCCTCCTTGTAAACATTACATTTGAGTAGGAGCATGCATGCATGAGGGTCTGCACGTTTATAGCCCAGTGGCAgcggtttgtgcagtaaagacaagacaacacaacacaacacattgtaaaaatttacattactaaatttacaaaataacatTACAAACTAATAATTTAGCCAGCTGTCATAATTTATCTAGAGCTTCATAATGGTCAGAGAGTAGTGGGCTACATCTATATTCTAGCTACCACTAGCACTACGCTCAGAATGGTACTTTTAAAAGCAGACGTTCAGTTTAGCCCAGGTAACGTTCAGTTCAAATAATGCGCACATggccatgtttgcatttttgcAAAAAGGGGCGGGTTCTTCTTTCGCAACTTTGAAAAGTTTACTTATTAAAAACATTAGTCGTCAGCAGCAATTTCTACAAATGTTTACATATTTGCAGGTTTAAGTGAACcaaaaacaaaagtacaaatACGAATACTTCCACCTACCTCGAGGTCGCAATAGCAGCCGTCATTTTTAAGGTAAAAACTGGGGGAAAACTGCGGAGACTAAAAAGTGACAGCAGACAACAGGATGCTCTCTCGTACTTTggcttttaatttaaaagtgcGCCCTCCAGTGGTGGCAGAGGTTTCGTCGTCTTTGCAAAATAggcgtttgtaataaaatgcacaCCTTAAAATATAACCAAAATGttataatattttgtataacctataaaacatgttaaatattatatttttaaatctagataatgatattttgtttaatttggggcaattttagttttgtttttaaaagaaagttgTATTTTGGTATTTATTTCAGCAGTCAATTCAGTGTGGTGCACCGGTTGGAACAACACGTAAGATTTGCCGGTAATACACACAGGCCGGCTGTTGAGGAAACACGGAGCACGCAAAATTGTGATTGAAATTCTATCGTTAATTTAAATAGTACTGCACTGTCGACATCATGGATACGAAGAATGTGTTAAGTAGATTACGCCAGTTCGATGCATATCCTAAAACTTTGGATGATTTTAGGGTTAAGACATTTGGTGGAGCGGCAGGTAAGTTCCAAAATCCAAtccaaatgaaaaagtggtgggcTAGCTTAGTTAGACTAGAAGTCAGGATACGGAGATTTTTGTACACATTCTCTCTCATTCTCTCTATCtggccatggaggtagaaataccaTCATGCTCCGGCTAAAACTAGAGTGAGAATAAAAcatatttgaattgaatctcTCTTTCTAAGTAAGTACACATTTCTTaattaaaggaagtggacactattctttttattggtaattactcaaaataattatcatcataaaacctttcttgattacgactacgagtattttattatattaataataatcaattcataatggggagaggttgattattgataatgatagtgtaaaacattgtgagaaacagcaagccctctgaagtgacttagttttcgagaaagaagtaattttccacgaatttgaaattgagacctcaagtttagcatttgaggtctcgaaatcaagcacacaactttgtgtgacagtgTGACAATCacgaggttttttttcttctttcattattatctcgcaactttgacgaccgattgagctcaaattttcacaggtttgttaattttttgcatatgttgagatacaccaactgtgaacactgaagactagtctttgacaattaccaatagtgtccactgtcttaaaaggaacacgttgccttggatcggacgagttggtcaaagcaaaagcgtttgtaaccgttttttataaaatgcatatggttggaaagatgttataaaagtagaatacaatgatccacacaagtttgcctcgaaattgcgtggttttccttctactgtgcgaactaacatggtcggccatttatgggagtcaaaattttgacccccataaatggccgacgtgttagtcgacgaggtaaaaggaaaaccacccaatttcgaggcatgtttgtgtggatcattgtattctacttttacaacatctttctacccatatgcattttataaaaaacggttacaaacgcttttcaaagaccaactcgaccgatccaaggcaacgtgttcctttaaatgaaaattgAAGGAATTCATTTCTCAAACCGTTGCAAATTTTAATGAAAATACCATAAGTTTATAAGTAGGTTTTTATTGCCCTAACAAAATAGATATTTGATTTTGAATAATAGTGTTACTTAACTTAACTAGGTATTTCTATACCACCTACTGCAGGCCAGCCTCTGTTAGCTAAgccctctttttttttgtttaagtaaaTCATAAGTAAATATCAAAAAAGGCTTATACTATATGATATACCCTCCTTTTTAAATGCTTTAATGTTTCAATCTTTCCATTAAAATCAATAATCAATAATTACGGATCCCAAACTTTGCCTTATTATATTAATTTATCCTTTGACTAAAACACTGATAATTTGTTTCAATTACATAATTTTTATGTTGCTACTTGTAGCAATCCTGTCCACTGTGCATCTACCTTGCGTGACACATTTATTTGTCACAGACGGTTTGGAAAATCTTCAGCTTAACAAACGAAAATCACCTTCTGGGAAATTGAACGCTTAAGAATATGTGACTCAAGATTAATCACAAACACCATCTAAACAAGGGAAGTATTACTCCCCAGGCATGTAGTTTGTGgcaaagaagaacaaaaatcatAGACAGAATATCTGCACACAAatattagtttttttatttttgatgcaaTGTGCACTCCATACTCatgaaaatttgcataattatgcaCGCTGCATCAGGAAGGAACATAATTGAAATGTGGTGTAAATGCTTGGTTGTTTGCACAAACTTTCTTGCTAAGTTAATGTGTCATACAATATGGTAGTtattaaatactttttttatgaAGTGTGTAGTACAATGCGTTAACTTTCAGCTAATTTGGTAAAATCTGTGGTCGACAAACTTTTAATAATTTTTCCCGACACCATGGGTATAAAGTTGTATCATTTTGGTTGGTCTGTTAGTTTGTATTGGTTGTAGTATGGTAATGATTTACCACAGACTCTTAGGTTTTATCTCTTTTGAATTTCTCAAGCAGGGCAGAGATTATATCTCAGCCCACATTAATCACCATAAAGATAGATTACTATTAAAATTACCTATGGTGGCGTTACGAAAGTCAATGACCTCTTCTTCATGTGTAAGCTTTGACAAAGGGTTGTAGTCTTGGTTTCATTCATTTAGCTTATTGTACTTGTTTTCTGTTGTATCCACCTGAGCCGGCTACAAACTGTACtgttgtttaaatttgttatatTCTTTGCGCCATGAAACCATTGAGAATGCTCCAGATTGCACACAAgggcttttaaaaacaaaacaccagaTAATAATTTGTCCTATTTGTTTCAATTTGACAGTATCCTTTGGTCATGTTGGTCAAACATACAAAAGTTGGGTTCAGATTTCAGAATGtcccatacatgtagttttgaaAATTCCTGGTGAGAACCCTGTGGTGGTATGaacttaaatgcagtggacagtgactattggtaattact from Asterias amurensis chromosome 17, ASM3211899v1 includes these protein-coding regions:
- the LOC139949578 gene encoding uncharacterized protein — translated: MTAAIATSRELKNKETGLDISVPEYREVSGMLTKYEEYHVIVITRLSHFKTIRNKTDDTVQFMVTKKYGEFEALHKTLTERFPATIFPDMPRKLFMMKDSTPQQRRSCFDSIMRFIASNTKVCSSAPVLQFLGVNPDKVNELEKDQDSTQTDEADSKSAASSSTWKRSTVSSSGSQQSSLFSDDVEDEFDFFKETSGGPGNSNELLDEDDLFSTNPNTASSLADKKGVLLFSDSAAVEITDSDNTAGIYLPPGAMTDEKDEMVTRPEAAKVDDDADLFSIEDDFDQLLSDVLKKPDKPSPKPKPKQSPTKKPVVASGANPAPAQRPSPAARTATTTPGKTPPKPAPRKGRPTSTGETVAPVTKDTTSAKVAGAMDDGDILKYIQENAGDSEASLDLF